One Mycobacterium paraseoulense genomic window, GTCGCTGCGCTTGATTCGCGGGTCACTACGCATGGTGGCCGGATTCAGCGGCGGATGGAGTTCATCGCATTCCCAGGTGATCGGGTAGCGGAAACGGTCGTCCCGGCTCAGCAGATGGTGGGTGACGGTGGTGCCCGTGCGCGGTGCGCCGACGAGGAAAATCGGCTTCGTGATCACTTCGTCACGAATCCCGGGGTGCTGGCGCAGGTGCTCGGTGAACAGCAGCCGCTGGCGCAACAGATTGGTGATGTGCGACGTGGCGAGTATCCGCCCGAAACCGTTGAGGCGATCCTCGCTTTCGAGCGATTCGATCAGGCGGTCGAGGCCGTATTCGAAGCGGGGATCACCGAAGTCGGTAAGGCCTCTCGCGCGGCGTGTGGCCCGATCCATCAACGCGTGCTTGCGCAAGGGCAGCGGATGGGCACCCAGTCGGCGCGCCGCCCGGTAACCGCCATTGAGGATCCGGAAAGGCACGGGCCTGGGCGGTGAGTCGATCGCCATGGTGGGGGAAGCGCCTCCTGGGACCGCGCGATTGGCTACCGCCGCGAAAAACATTACGATCTTAACGTAATGGAGTCAATAAGCGAGGCTGACGGGCAAGACCGGCGCAATGGCGTGCGGTCACAAGGACGTCCGAGGGACGCCCGCATCGACGAGGCGGTGCTGGCTGCGACGGTCGAACTGCTGGAAGAAATCGGCTACGCACGACTGACCATCCCGTTGGTCGCCGCACGCGCCGGCGCAACCCCGCCGGCGGTCTATCGACGGTTCCCGAACAAGGTCGAATTGGTCTATGAGGCGGTATTTCCGACGCCGCCGAGTGCTGAGCTCCCGTTGACCGGCGATCCGGCCGACGTTGTCCGCACCCTGCTACAAGCGGCGATCGACCTGTTCAGCCGGCCAGCGGTACATACCGCGCTATCAGGACTCATGGCCGAATTGCCCTCGGAGCCAGGCCTGTCGGCACGCTTGCTCAGCCGCCTTCAGGGCGGCACGTACCTCTTGCTACAGCGTTACCTCGACGAGGCCGCAGCCGAGGGACGTGCCGCCGGCGACGTCGACGCCCGCGTATTGGTGGACATGATCGGTGGCACAGTGGTGATGGCGCTGGCCAACGAGCGAGTCCTCGACGACGTGTGGGTTGCGCAGAACACTGCCCTCATCGCCCACGGGCTGTCCCGATGAGGTGTCTTGAGCATCAGTCTCGGTCAGACCAGGACGGGCTGGCCGTCATCACCTCCACGCCGTCCTCGGTGATGCGCACGGTGTCACGCCGGAACACCGCGCCGGCGCCCTCCTGCCAGACGTACCCGGTGATGGCCAGCACCATGCCGGCCTCGAGCTCGTCGAGTTCACCGGCGGCCAGCAATGTTTCGGACACCACCGGCGGATCGAAGCCCAAACCCAACCCGTGTGCGATCGGCATCGGCGGTATCGGTTCGCCGGCCGCCTGATACGCGCCGAGCAGGTCGGAGGTGGGCGCACCGGGACGACAGGCCGCAAGCATGTTGTCGTACAACGTGTTCGACCGCCCGAACAGTTTGCGGGTCGGTTCGTCGACCAGGTCGCCGGCCGGCCAGGTCCGACCCACTTCCGCGACGTAACCATTGGCCAGCGCCCCGGCGGCGAACGCGACCAGATCACCCGGGCGCACCTCGCCCGAATCGCCGCGGCGCCACGGGTGTTCTTTCGACGTCACCCACGCGGCGTCCTGCGTGGCCGGTGTGCTCACCCCGCCCGCGGCCATCGCCTCCATCATGGCCCCCGCCAGCGTCCGCTCCGGCACTCCCGGCGTGAATTCGCCCAGCGCGGCGGCCAGTCCGCGTTCGGCGACCCGCAACGACCTTCCCATCGCCACAATTTCGTCAGGCGTCTTGACGCGCCGCGCCGCCCGCATCGCCGGTTCGGCGTCGACGAGTTCGGCGTGGGGGAACGCCTCGGGCAGCAACGCGGCGAAAGTGGGTGTGATCGCGTCGGTCCCGACCCGCCGCGCCGTCTCGGCGCCGTCGATCTTCTTTAGCACGTCGATCAGCGTCATCGGGTTCCAGGCCAGTCCGTAGAGGTGATCGTGCCCGATCTCCTCCGGAACACCCTCGTCCCACGTGCTATTGAGGTAGATGTCCCCGCTCGCGCGCACCAGCGCGCATATCGGGCCGAACGGCCGCGTCCCGGCGATCCACAGCTGCGGTGCGCCGGTGACGTAACGAATGTTCGCCTGCCGCCCGAGCACCAGGATGTCGAGCCCGTGCGCATCCATTTGGGCCAGCGCCCGTTCCCGGCGGCCCGACCGCAACTCGTACGCGTCGGGCAGAACCTCAGTCGCCATAAGGGGAATAGGGGTAGTCGGTGATCGGCAGGTAGCCGTCTTCGGTGATCACCACGATCTCCTCACTGCGATAACCACCCGTCCCGTCCTCCCACACCACGGGTTCCAGGACCAGAACCATCCCGGGCGGGAAGACGAAGTTGTCGTCGAACTCTTCGCCGAGATCCGTTCCGATCATCGGCGCCTCGGCCGGATAGGTGCCGATACCGTGGCCCAGATAGAAATGCGGCAACCACGGTTTGCGGCCGCCGTTGGCGGCGATCGCGGCGCGCGCCAGATCACCG contains:
- a CDS encoding TetR/AcrR family transcriptional regulator, translating into MESISEADGQDRRNGVRSQGRPRDARIDEAVLAATVELLEEIGYARLTIPLVAARAGATPPAVYRRFPNKVELVYEAVFPTPPSAELPLTGDPADVVRTLLQAAIDLFSRPAVHTALSGLMAELPSEPGLSARLLSRLQGGTYLLLQRYLDEAAAEGRAAGDVDARVLVDMIGGTVVMALANERVLDDVWVAQNTALIAHGLSR
- a CDS encoding M24 family metallopeptidase gives rise to the protein MATEVLPDAYELRSGRRERALAQMDAHGLDILVLGRQANIRYVTGAPQLWIAGTRPFGPICALVRASGDIYLNSTWDEGVPEEIGHDHLYGLAWNPMTLIDVLKKIDGAETARRVGTDAITPTFAALLPEAFPHAELVDAEPAMRAARRVKTPDEIVAMGRSLRVAERGLAAALGEFTPGVPERTLAGAMMEAMAAGGVSTPATQDAAWVTSKEHPWRRGDSGEVRPGDLVAFAAGALANGYVAEVGRTWPAGDLVDEPTRKLFGRSNTLYDNMLAACRPGAPTSDLLGAYQAAGEPIPPMPIAHGLGLGFDPPVVSETLLAAGELDELEAGMVLAITGYVWQEGAGAVFRRDTVRITEDGVEVMTASPSWSDRD